A genome region from Magnolia sinica isolate HGM2019 chromosome 8, MsV1, whole genome shotgun sequence includes the following:
- the LOC131253258 gene encoding L-ascorbate peroxidase, cytosolic-like: MGKSYPTVSDEYKQAIEKCKRKLRGLIALKHCAPIMLRLAWHSAGTYDVKTRTGGPFGTIRKPAELSHGANNGLDIAIRLLEPIRVQFPILSNADFDQLAGVVAVEVTGGPEVPFHPGREDKREPPPEGRLPDANKGSDHLRDVFGHMGLSDQDIVALSGGHTLGRCHRERSGFEGAWTTDPLIFDNTYFIELLSGEKEGLIQLPTDKALLSDPVFRPLVEKYAADEDAFFADYADAHLKLSELGFAEC, from the exons ATGGGGAAGTCATATCCCACCGTGAGCGATGAATACAAGCAGGCAATTGAGAAATGCAAGAGGAAGCTCAGGGGACTCATTGCTCTGAAACATTGTGCCCCCATTATGCTCCGATTGGC ATGGCACTCAGCTGGTACTTATGATGTTAAGACAAGGACAGGTGGTCCATTTGGGACAATCAGGAAGCCGGCTGAGCTTTCTCATGGCGCCAACAATGGCCTTGACATCGCTATCAGGCTCCTGGAGCCCATCAGGGTGCAGTTCCCCATCTTGTCTAATGCTGATTTTGACCAG TTGGCTGGTGTTGTTGCTGTAGAAGTTACTGGAGGGCCCGAGGTTCCTTTCCATCCTGGGAGGGAG GACAAGCGTGAACCCCCTCCAGAAGGCCGCCTTCCAGATGCCAACAAAG GTTCTGACCACTTGAGGGATGTATTTGGTCACATGGGTCTCAGTGATCAGGACATTGTTGCTCTCTCTGGCGGACACACCCTG GGAAGGTGCCACAGGGAGCGCTCTGGATTTGAGGGAGCTTGGACTACCGATCCCCTGATCTTCGATAATACCTACTTCAT AGAGCTTCTGAGTGGAGAGAAAGAGGGTCTTATCCAGCTTCCAACAGACAAGGCCCTTCTTAGTGATCCAGTTTTCCGTCCCCTCGTTGAAAAATATGCTGCT GATGAGGATGCTTTCTTTGCAGATTATGCTGACGCTCATTTGAAGCTTTCTGAATTGGG ATTCGCTGAGTGCTGA